A genome region from Pseudanabaena sp. Chao 1811 includes the following:
- the uvrC gene encoding excinuclease ABC subunit UvrC, with the protein MTEPLLQNPEKLQARLKEIPLEAGVYFMRDRHDGVIYIGKSKALRNRVRSYFRSSQDLSPRIAMMVQLVHEIEFIVTDSESEALALEANLIKQYQPYYNVLLKDDKKYPYVCITWSEDYPRIFITRKRRMGGTKDKYYGPYVDVFNLKRTLGIIKRAFPLRQRPIPMFKDRPCLNYDMGLCPGVCQEKISPEEYRKTMLRVAMIFQGRSSELVEAFTEKMEVAAENLEFEKAADLRDRIQVLQNLNSNQKVSLPDDTVSRDAIALAYDDQHTCIQLFQIRAGRLVGRLAFLADSQSDTPEAILQRTLEAHYQNCDPVEIPNEVHTQLELPEVEILQAWLSDRKGRKVAIATPQRQLKAELIEMVERNAQYELARIQKQSDRNLQGLEDLAELLNLDSLPHRIEGYDISHIQGSDAVASQVVFIDGIPAKQHYRHYKIRNPDVKAGHSDDFASLAEVIARRFKNHANHQSSNSPEIDFPDVVMIDGGKGQLSSVMKIIDKLGLRDRLTVISLAKKREEIFLPEQSEPLISGDPERAGVQVLRRLRDEAHRFAITFHRQKRSQRMQRSHLDQITGLGHHRQKLLLEKFHSVEYIRQATVEQIAETDGIGKKLAQHIYNHFHPATE; encoded by the coding sequence ATGACTGAGCCATTATTGCAAAATCCTGAAAAATTACAGGCGCGATTGAAAGAGATACCTCTAGAAGCAGGGGTTTATTTTATGCGCGATCGCCATGATGGTGTCATCTACATTGGTAAATCAAAGGCTCTACGCAATCGGGTGCGATCGTACTTTCGTAGTAGTCAAGACTTATCGCCACGCATCGCCATGATGGTGCAACTGGTGCATGAAATCGAGTTTATTGTCACTGACTCTGAATCCGAAGCCCTTGCTCTCGAAGCAAATCTTATTAAGCAATATCAGCCCTATTACAACGTGCTGCTAAAGGATGACAAAAAATATCCTTACGTTTGTATTACTTGGTCAGAGGACTATCCGCGTATTTTCATTACCCGTAAACGCAGGATGGGCGGCACAAAGGATAAATACTATGGGCCTTATGTAGATGTCTTTAATCTCAAACGAACTTTGGGAATTATTAAGCGCGCTTTTCCCCTGCGACAAAGACCGATACCAATGTTTAAGGATCGTCCCTGCCTCAACTATGACATGGGCTTATGTCCGGGGGTATGTCAAGAGAAGATTTCGCCTGAGGAATATCGCAAAACGATGCTAAGGGTAGCAATGATCTTTCAAGGAAGATCCAGCGAATTAGTGGAAGCCTTTACAGAAAAGATGGAAGTAGCGGCGGAGAATTTGGAATTTGAGAAGGCGGCGGATCTGCGCGATCGCATTCAAGTTTTACAAAACCTCAACTCTAATCAAAAGGTATCGCTACCTGACGATACCGTTTCGCGTGATGCGATCGCCCTAGCCTATGACGATCAGCATACCTGTATTCAGCTATTCCAAATTAGGGCAGGTCGTTTGGTGGGCAGGTTAGCCTTTTTAGCAGATAGTCAGAGCGATACCCCAGAGGCGATTTTGCAACGCACCTTAGAGGCTCATTATCAAAACTGCGATCCTGTGGAAATTCCCAATGAAGTCCATACGCAACTAGAACTTCCTGAGGTGGAAATATTGCAAGCATGGCTGAGCGATCGCAAGGGGCGTAAAGTGGCAATTGCCACTCCCCAACGCCAACTCAAGGCAGAGTTAATCGAAATGGTGGAACGCAATGCCCAGTATGAATTGGCAAGAATTCAAAAACAAAGCGATCGCAATTTGCAAGGATTGGAAGACTTAGCCGAACTTCTCAATCTCGATAGTCTACCCCATCGGATCGAAGGCTATGATATTTCCCATATACAAGGTTCTGATGCTGTAGCTAGCCAAGTTGTATTTATCGATGGTATTCCCGCAAAACAACATTATCGCCATTACAAAATCCGTAATCCTGATGTTAAAGCGGGTCATTCCGATGATTTTGCCAGTTTAGCGGAAGTAATTGCGAGAAGATTCAAAAATCATGCCAATCATCAATCCTCTAACTCCCCAGAAATAGATTTCCCTGATGTTGTCATGATTGATGGTGGCAAGGGACAATTGTCATCGGTGATGAAAATAATCGATAAGTTAGGTTTGCGCGATCGCCTAACTGTAATTAGTCTTGCCAAAAAGCGCGAGGAAATTTTCTTGCCTGAGCAGTCAGAGCCATTGATCAGTGGCGATCCCGAACGAGCAGGAGTGCAGGTGTTGCGGCGATTGCGGGATGAGGCGCACCGTTTTGCAATTACCTTCCATCGGCAAAAACGGAGCCAAAGGATGCAGCGATCGCATCTCGATCAGATTACGGGTTTAGGGCATCATCGCCAGAAATTACTACTTGAGAAGTTTCACTCAGTTGAATATATTCGCCAAGCTACCGTTGAACAGATTGCGGAAACAGATGGTATTGGAAAGAAATTAGCTCAACATATTTATAATCATTTTCATCCTGCCACCGAATAA
- a CDS encoding class I SAM-dependent methyltransferase yields the protein MTVANSAPSPKIGLASRLVNGILAISPLFNIAKQRARKMMIERAESMGVNWRQIVADLQKQDLDGELAKVQNPNVKYPEYYLKHFHAYEEGNLGWLPATEVEVAAYAVHSRIWNDAEPPVKGDSRLRQSYIDIVKEKLLNAPQDILDIGCSVGMSTFVLHNAYPQAKITGLDLSPHFLAIANYNTRTKHPELIESQQINWIHAAAENTGLPDASFDFVSCFLLFHELPQDATRQILREIRRVLRPNGYFTLMDMNPYSDIYLKMPPYILTLLKSTEPYLDQYFSFDLAAELVAAGFEAPSITANTPRHRTVIAKAA from the coding sequence ATGACTGTTGCCAATTCAGCCCCTAGCCCCAAAATTGGACTAGCTTCACGATTAGTTAATGGCATTTTAGCGATTAGCCCTTTATTTAATATTGCCAAACAACGCGCTCGGAAGATGATGATCGAACGCGCCGAGTCAATGGGCGTAAACTGGCGACAAATTGTTGCTGATTTGCAAAAACAAGATCTTGATGGCGAACTTGCCAAAGTCCAAAATCCTAATGTTAAGTATCCCGAATATTACCTCAAGCATTTCCACGCCTATGAAGAAGGCAATCTCGGCTGGCTACCTGCAACGGAAGTAGAAGTTGCTGCCTATGCTGTGCATTCACGGATTTGGAATGATGCGGAACCTCCTGTAAAAGGTGATTCCCGTCTACGTCAAAGCTATATTGATATTGTCAAAGAAAAGCTTCTTAATGCACCTCAAGATATTCTCGATATTGGTTGCAGCGTGGGGATGAGTACTTTCGTATTACACAATGCTTATCCACAGGCAAAAATTACAGGCTTGGATTTATCTCCCCATTTTTTAGCGATCGCAAATTACAATACGCGCACTAAGCATCCTGAGTTAATAGAATCACAACAAATCAACTGGATTCACGCCGCCGCCGAAAATACAGGCTTACCCGATGCTTCCTTTGATTTTGTTTCCTGTTTTCTCCTATTTCACGAATTGCCTCAAGATGCGACGCGCCAAATTTTGCGTGAAATCCGTCGTGTCCTGCGTCCCAATGGTTACTTCACACTTATGGATATGAATCCCTACTCGGATATCTATCTCAAAATGCCCCCTTACATTCTGACTTTACTCAAAAGTACAGAACCCTATCTCGATCAATACTTCTCCTTTGATCTTGCAGCAGAGTTAGTTGCCGCAGGTTTTGAAGCTCCTAGCATTACTGCCAACACTCCGCGCCATCGGACAGTAATCGCTAAAGCTGCATAA
- a CDS encoding hybrid sensor histidine kinase/response regulator, producing the protein MPMKSLNLEVLKEIAIETRQCFLSEDAPTYLANFQKGLAQLQSGKPDYVFLMHAAHSLKGGSAIAELNSLSQIAHKLEDLLEILQHNEFCDRATIAEVLSHGIDEVASVISQAVSLPAHNLADIKVDPELLQKLDSLLAIIKNPTEPSAFAQGESPEVEKQETVSNHSTPQEPKASKQSAIIISSLEKDLESCMRQVENLLSNPSALSESKIKEELQYFCEECLLLGDALSIDWLVNTVEPFEGKLQQGLPIANLLADTKEVIDNLRSQRSQYLYPESNKTHTIVKDIENVENEPLPSKVEAVNSQITPSIPELKENSNQSQAAIENQAITTSPIEAISYLRIPSSQIESMTNTVAEMILRHERLLRQQQQLGQANKNLQALVLQMIPLQEQVQTLYDELAIANPIGKSNSNTHNNDYNNTDIVDRTNLNDAFEQDDFDQLELDQYSSSHTTLQNLQEVLLRVRETRYDIDLSYRDFGEEIQYLRQDLDRLYAELTQSRLVPFKTIANRFFPQLKRLCQRNNKQVELVIEGEEVLIDQVILEQLQTPLNHLLINAFDHGVEAPEVRRELGKSETAKIILSASLSGNQVIIYLQDDGDGINLNNVYTRAVEKNICPAEIPMGKIPRQEILNFIFQPHFSTRNTVTDISGRGMGLDIVRSQINRLRGNIQVETLQGRGTTFTIRLPLGLSLVTLLICTINENLIAIPINDILDIFAYNEELVHYNPNFTEIAWRKKLIPLIYLKQALNYGQNQQELINSKVCLVINQANRPITIVIDSIVEERQLIIKPFDNSVAVPSYLMGCTLLGTGQVVPVLNSDNLHILLKESIERNIKQNTKKIDKNTDNSNLLNNQISTKTILIAEDSIATRNMLELVLKQLDFEIISCRDGQEAIDMLNRLQGKVSMVISDIEMPRVNGFNLLQTIRTHDNWYAMPVVMLTSRTGDRHRQKAISLGANQYLSKPIVVNELIECLGEIFK; encoded by the coding sequence ATGCCAATGAAATCTCTCAATCTAGAAGTTCTCAAAGAGATCGCGATTGAAACTCGTCAATGTTTTCTTAGCGAAGATGCACCCACATATTTAGCAAATTTTCAGAAAGGCTTAGCTCAACTGCAATCGGGCAAACCTGACTATGTTTTTTTGATGCACGCCGCCCATTCGCTCAAGGGTGGCTCGGCGATCGCAGAACTCAATAGCCTGAGTCAAATTGCCCATAAGCTAGAAGATCTTTTAGAGATTTTGCAACATAACGAGTTTTGCGATCGCGCTACGATTGCGGAGGTACTTAGTCATGGTATTGATGAAGTTGCATCTGTTATCTCCCAAGCCGTTAGTTTACCAGCTCATAATCTGGCTGATATTAAGGTTGATCCCGAACTTTTACAGAAATTAGACTCTTTACTGGCGATCATTAAAAATCCTACTGAGCCGTCAGCATTTGCTCAGGGAGAGTCCCCAGAAGTAGAGAAGCAAGAAACTGTCTCAAATCACTCTACTCCGCAAGAGCCGAAAGCATCAAAGCAGAGTGCGATTATAATCTCTTCCTTAGAAAAGGATTTAGAGTCCTGCATGAGACAAGTGGAAAATCTGTTGTCTAATCCTTCGGCTTTATCAGAATCAAAAATTAAAGAGGAACTACAGTACTTTTGTGAAGAATGCCTACTGCTTGGTGATGCCCTAAGTATTGATTGGCTAGTTAATACGGTTGAACCCTTTGAGGGAAAGCTCCAACAAGGATTGCCGATCGCTAATTTATTAGCAGACACCAAAGAAGTTATTGACAATTTGCGATCGCAGCGTTCTCAATATCTCTATCCTGAATCTAATAAGACTCATACAATAGTAAAGGATATAGAGAATGTAGAGAATGAACCACTCCCTAGCAAAGTAGAAGCAGTAAATTCGCAAATAACACCATCTATTCCTGAACTAAAGGAGAATTCTAACCAAAGCCAAGCTGCCATTGAAAATCAGGCGATCACCACATCCCCAATTGAAGCGATTTCATACTTACGGATCCCCTCATCGCAGATTGAAAGTATGACCAATACGGTTGCGGAGATGATTTTGCGCCATGAACGTTTACTCAGACAACAGCAGCAATTAGGGCAAGCTAATAAAAATCTACAGGCGCTTGTATTGCAAATGATTCCCCTGCAAGAGCAAGTCCAGACACTTTACGATGAATTGGCGATCGCTAATCCCATAGGTAAGTCTAATAGCAATACCCATAATAATGACTATAACAATACAGATATTGTTGATCGTACCAACTTAAATGATGCTTTTGAGCAGGATGACTTTGATCAATTAGAGCTTGATCAATACTCTTCTTCACATACTACTCTCCAAAACCTACAGGAAGTTCTATTAAGAGTGCGTGAGACCCGTTATGACATTGATCTTAGCTATCGAGATTTTGGTGAAGAAATCCAATATTTACGCCAAGATCTTGATCGTCTTTATGCAGAATTAACCCAATCTCGTCTTGTTCCCTTTAAGACAATTGCTAATCGTTTCTTCCCACAACTAAAGCGCCTTTGTCAACGCAATAATAAGCAAGTTGAATTGGTAATTGAAGGGGAAGAAGTTTTAATTGACCAAGTAATTTTAGAACAACTCCAAACACCTCTAAATCATCTACTCATCAATGCCTTTGATCATGGTGTAGAAGCACCTGAAGTCCGACGTGAACTAGGTAAATCTGAGACTGCAAAAATCATTTTGAGTGCTTCTTTATCTGGCAATCAAGTAATTATTTATCTTCAGGACGATGGTGATGGTATCAATCTGAATAATGTATATACAAGAGCTGTTGAAAAAAACATTTGTCCAGCTGAAATACCTATGGGTAAAATCCCGCGCCAAGAAATTCTCAATTTTATCTTTCAACCCCATTTCTCGACTCGTAATACAGTGACGGATATTTCTGGGAGAGGTATGGGTTTAGATATTGTCCGATCGCAGATTAATCGTTTACGGGGCAATATTCAAGTTGAGACATTACAAGGTCGGGGAACAACTTTTACGATCCGTTTACCACTTGGCTTAAGTTTAGTTACTTTACTGATTTGTACAATCAATGAAAATTTAATTGCTATTCCCATTAATGATATTTTAGATATCTTTGCCTACAATGAAGAGCTAGTACATTACAATCCTAATTTTACTGAAATTGCATGGCGAAAGAAATTAATTCCCTTGATATATTTAAAGCAAGCTTTAAACTATGGTCAAAATCAGCAGGAATTAATTAATAGCAAAGTTTGTTTAGTTATAAATCAGGCTAATAGACCCATTACTATAGTAATTGACTCAATTGTTGAGGAACGACAATTAATTATCAAACCCTTTGATAATAGTGTTGCAGTTCCTAGTTATCTCATGGGATGTACATTATTAGGTACTGGACAAGTTGTACCTGTTTTAAATTCCGATAATTTACATATTCTCTTAAAAGAAAGTATTGAAAGAAATATCAAACAAAATACTAAAAAAATAGATAAAAATACTGATAACTCCAATTTATTAAATAATCAAATATCAACTAAAACAATTTTAATTGCGGAGGATTCGATCGCTACCCGCAACATGCTGGAACTTGTGCTAAAACAATTAGATTTTGAAATCATTTCCTGTCGTGATGGGCAAGAAGCGATCGATATGCTCAACCGATTACAGGGCAAAGTCTCAATGGTGATTTCTGATATAGAAATGCCAAGAGTAAATGGTTTTAATCTTCTGCAAACAATCCGCACCCACGATAATTGGTACGCTATGCCTGTGGTGATGCTGACCTCACGCACAGGCGATCGCCATCGACAAAAAGCAATCAGTCTAGGAGCAAATCAATATCTGAGTAAGCCAATTGTGGTTAATGAATTGATTGAATGTTTAGGAGAGATTTTCAAATAA
- a CDS encoding pentapeptide repeat-containing protein, whose protein sequence is MDAALTPQDILRRYAKGDRDFSGINLTGIKLSGANLSRTDWLDVNLSKAYLNSTVLTFACLTRANLRGAVMMGAHLCGANLNQASLSNVNLSNADLHGASLQGATLFGANLSLANLMDTNLIEADMRTVNLNGANLVGACMRGANLRQERAVGDQHDLDSNRKKRSIASLNGANLSGADLRGANLSGADLQKADLRGANLQEATLSGANLQEAKLNNANMQGIFLSEANLSNATLSGAVLNNAKLERAILIDADFNGVSLRSAVMADIKASRVKMQGTDLTDAKFSRADLSRADLRDAILVRTNLIEAYLARTNLANADLTDAVLNRAELSSANLVGAILKGATLPDGKVHK, encoded by the coding sequence ATGGATGCAGCGCTCACTCCTCAAGATATTTTGCGACGTTATGCAAAAGGCGATCGCGACTTTAGCGGCATCAATCTTACTGGCATCAAACTCAGTGGCGCAAATCTCAGCCGTACCGATTGGTTAGATGTCAATTTATCTAAAGCTTACCTCAACAGTACCGTTTTAACCTTTGCTTGTCTAACTCGTGCTAATTTGCGTGGAGCCGTGATGATGGGCGCACATCTATGTGGAGCCAACCTCAACCAAGCGAGTTTAAGTAATGTCAATCTGTCCAATGCTGATCTGCATGGTGCAAGTCTCCAAGGTGCAACTCTATTTGGTGCTAATCTCAGTTTGGCAAATTTAATGGATACAAACTTAATCGAAGCTGATATGCGAACGGTTAACTTAAATGGAGCTAACCTTGTTGGAGCCTGCATGAGAGGTGCAAACCTCAGACAGGAAAGGGCTGTTGGCGATCAGCATGATCTTGATTCTAATAGAAAAAAGCGCAGTATTGCCAGTCTGAATGGGGCAAATCTATCTGGGGCTGACTTGCGGGGAGCCAATCTATCTGGAGCAGATTTGCAGAAGGCAGATCTCCGTGGAGCTAATCTTCAAGAGGCAACTCTTAGTGGAGCAAATCTCCAAGAAGCAAAACTGAATAATGCTAATATGCAGGGGATCTTTCTCAGTGAAGCAAATCTCAGTAATGCAACGCTGTCAGGTGCAGTTCTCAATAATGCCAAATTAGAAAGAGCGATTCTCATTGATGCTGACTTTAACGGTGTGTCGTTGCGGAGTGCAGTGATGGCAGACATTAAGGCAAGCCGAGTTAAGATGCAGGGGACTGACTTAACTGATGCCAAGTTTTCCCGTGCTGATCTCAGTCGTGCGGATCTGAGAGATGCAATTTTGGTGCGGACTAATCTCATTGAGGCATATCTCGCTCGAACAAATCTGGCTAATGCAGATTTAACCGATGCAGTTCTCAATCGTGCGGAATTAAGCAGTGCCAATCTAGTTGGTGCAATTCTCAAAGGTGCAACCCTACCCGATGGAAAAGTCCACAAATAA